GCGCGATGGTGGCGGCAATGGCGGGCCGGCCCTGGGCGCGGCCCGGGGCGCCGCTCCAACGGCGCACGGCGTTGCGGCGCAGCCATTGCTCCAGGGCGCGCAGGGCCGGTTCCTCGATCACGGGCACGGCCTTGAGCCAGTCGAGTACCGCATCGCTACCCGCGTCCCAGGCGCAGGCGCGCAGCGCCGCCATAACCTGGGCGGCGGCGCGGGTGGTGGACAGGGTCCAGCCGTTCTCGTCCCTGGCCGCGAGCCCCGCGCCCTGTAGCAGCGCGGTGATGCGCCGCACCAGCGCGCGGTCGGTGCCGGCCAGGGCCACGGGCACGCGGCCGGCCTGCACGTGGGCAATGGCGCAGGCGGCGGCGCGCTGGGCCTCGTCCTCGGCGTCCAGCGCGCGGCGCAGGCGGATCCGCCCCTGGCCCGTGGGCGCCTGCCACAGCGGCAGGGCCAGGGCACTGTCGCCCCAGGCCGCGCACAAGGCCTGGGCCAGCGCGTCGGGCTGAAAGCCCTGCAGCAGCACCAGCGCATCCACGGCGGTGCGCACGCCGGGCTCGAACAGCACGTCGGTCGCATGGCGCGAGGCGGCCACCCATTCCAGCGCCACGCGCGCCACGGCGGCCTCGTAGCGCAGGGCGCTGCCCTCGCCCGCCAGGCCCAGCACGCCGCGCTGGCGCTCAAGCCACTCGGCGCGCCTCCCCGGCGCCACGGCGGCGGCCACGGGGGCGAGCTGGCCGGCCGCCTCCAGCAGCGGGGCGAGCAGCATCTCGCGCTGCGCGGCGAGGCCCGCGCGCTCCAGCAGCGCGGCGCCGGTGAAGCGGTCGCGCGCCACGTCGTGCGCGAAGTCCAGGCCCTGGGGCACGAAGCCCGCCAGCTGCCGCGCCCAGTTGCGCGTGGTCTCGAAGCGCGGCGCGAAGCCGTCGCCCTGCCAGCGCGTCCACTGGCGCTGCGCCTCGGCCATGAGCTGGGCATAGGGCACGAGCACCACGGCGCGCGCCGGGTGCACGCCGCGGCAACGGACGTGCTCCTGCACTGCCTGCAGGGCGCTGCGCCACATGGGCGCGGCGGCGCGGGCATCGCTTTTCGCTATGACTGTCATAGCGTCTGGCGGGCCGGGCATACCGTCGGATGGGGGATTGGTTTCTGTCACAATGATTCGAATTTAACCTCTGTCCCACCCGCCAAATCCAAGGAACACCCCATGGCAAGCGACCTCATCAAGCAACTGTCTGACGCCAGCTTCGAAGCCGACGTGCTCAAGTCCTCCACGCCCGTGCTGGTGGACTACTGGGCCGAGTGGTGCGGCCCCTGCAAGATGATCGCCCCCATCCTCGACGAAGTGGCCAGCGCCTACCAGGGCAAGCTGCAGGTGGCCAAGATGAACGTGGACGACAACCGCGAGATCCCGGCCAAGTTCGGCATCCGCGGCATTCCCACGCTGATGCTGTTCAAGGACGGCCAGCTGGCCGCCACCAAGGTCGGCGCCATGAGCAAGGCGCAGCTCACCGCCTTCATCGACCAGCAACTGGGCTGAAGGCCCCGCGCGCCGGCCGGCCCAGCGCGAGGCCGGCAGCGCGCATCCCGAGGGCGCGCGGGAATTTTCCTGTCATAATTCGCGCCGATCCCCCACGGTCAGCACACATCTTCAGCGGCCGGCTCCAGATCACAGGCTCGCCAGGGCACTCTACAAGTCCCGCCCGGCATGCAGCCACCTCCTCTCCAGTCACAAGAAATACCTACTCCGCCGCAGGAGTCATTTCATGCACCTTAATGAACTCAAGGCACTGCACGTGTCTGAAGTCCTCAAGCAGGCCGAAGCGCTTGAGATCGAAAACGGCGGCCGCATGCGCAAGCAGGAGCTCATGTTCGCCATCATCAAGAAGCGCGCCAAGGCCGGCGAGCAGGTGTTTGCCGACGGCGTGCTCGAGATCCTGCCCGATGGATTCGGCTTCCTGCGCAGTCCCGATTCCAGCTACACCGCCAGCACCGACGACATCTACATCAGCCCCAGCCAGGTGCGGCGCTTCAACCTGCACACCGGCGACATGATCGAGGGCGAGGTGCGCACGCCCAAGGACGGCGAGCGCTACTTCGCGCTGACCAAGCTCGACTCCGTCAACGGCGGCCCGCCCGAGCAGAACAAGCACAAGGTGATGTTCGAGAACCTCACGCCGCTGTTCCCCAAGGAGCAGATGCGGCTGGAGCGCGACATCAAGAGCGACGAGAACATCACCGGCCGCATCATCGACATCATCGCCCCCATCGGCCGCGGCCAGCGCGCGCTCATCGTCGCGCCCCCAAAGAGCGGCAAGACGATGATGATGCAGCACATCGCCCACGCCATCACGGCCAACCACCCCGACGTGCACCTCATGGTGCTGCTCGTGGACGAGCGCCCCGAGGAAGTGACCGAGATGCAGCGCTCGGTCAAGGGCGAGATCATCGCCTCCACCTTCGACGAGCCCGCCGCGCGCCACGTGCACGTGGCCGAGATGGTGATCGAGCGCGCCAAGCGCCTCGTGGAGCTGAAGAAGGACGTGGTGATCCTGCTCGACTCCATCACCCGCCTGGCGCGCGCCTACAACAACGTCGTGCCCTCGTCGGGCAAGGTGCTCTCGGGCGGCGTGGACTCCAACGCGCTGCAGCGCCCCAAACGCTTCTTCGGCGCGGCGCGCAAGGTCGAGGAAGGTGGAAGCCTGACCATCATCGCCACGGCCCTGGTCGATACCGGCAGCCGCATGGACGAGGTGATCTTCGAAGAGTTCAAGGGCACGGGCAACTGCGAAATCCATCTGAGCCGGCGCCTGTACGAGAAGCGCGTGTTCCCCGCCATCGAGCTCAACAAGAGCGGCACGCGCCGCGAGGAACTGCTGCTCGCGCCCGAGATCCTGCAGAAGACCCGCATCCTGCGCCAGTTCATGT
This region of Alicycliphilus denitrificans K601 genomic DNA includes:
- the trxA gene encoding thioredoxin TrxA; its protein translation is MASDLIKQLSDASFEADVLKSSTPVLVDYWAEWCGPCKMIAPILDEVASAYQGKLQVAKMNVDDNREIPAKFGIRGIPTLMLFKDGQLAATKVGAMSKAQLTAFIDQQLG
- the rho gene encoding transcription termination factor Rho, which translates into the protein MHLNELKALHVSEVLKQAEALEIENGGRMRKQELMFAIIKKRAKAGEQVFADGVLEILPDGFGFLRSPDSSYTASTDDIYISPSQVRRFNLHTGDMIEGEVRTPKDGERYFALTKLDSVNGGPPEQNKHKVMFENLTPLFPKEQMRLERDIKSDENITGRIIDIIAPIGRGQRALIVAPPKSGKTMMMQHIAHAITANHPDVHLMVLLVDERPEEVTEMQRSVKGEIIASTFDEPAARHVHVAEMVIERAKRLVELKKDVVILLDSITRLARAYNNVVPSSGKVLSGGVDSNALQRPKRFFGAARKVEEGGSLTIIATALVDTGSRMDEVIFEEFKGTGNCEIHLSRRLYEKRVFPAIELNKSGTRREELLLAPEILQKTRILRQFMYNMDEIEAMELMIKNMKATKTNVDFFDMMRRGG